CATTGCCATGCCAATTGATCTGAGTCGCTACATGTTTGTCATTTCAGCAAGAGGTTGCACAGTACAGAAGTACTAAAGCTGTTACTGTGAAGGGGAGGGACTGCCCTAATCCAATTATGAAGTTCCATGAAGCCAGTTTTCCAAGTATGCACATCCACTAATATCTGACACATTCAGTTGAAAAATGCATTTCTGATCCGGACTTGTCTTCAATGGGTTAGTTTTTATGTACCACCCCCTCTTTCCACAGCATACGTGATGGATGTCATTAACAAAGCAGGCTGGTCAGAACCAACACCGATCCAAGCACAGGGTTGGCCACTGGCATTGAGTGGCAAGGACATGGTTGGCATTGCACAGACAGGCTCTGGGAAAACTCTCTCTGTAAGTGTTGTGAGAGTCCTAGCCTTGATGACTATTTCAACAACTTAGAATTGCTCTTAAAATTAAGAGGACAGAAGGTGTTCTTTTCTGTAATGCCATGTCAATTTTTTTCTGCAGTACTTGTTGCCTGCAATCGTGCACATTAACCACCAGCCTTTCCTGGAACGTGGAGATGGCCCTATTGTAAGTACCCATGTATATTCAGACTTGTATCTAATCTCACATCCACACAACATGGATTTATGGTATTCAATCTTTCTTTCAGTGCTTAGTGCTTGCCCCTACCCGTGAGCTGGCTCAGCAGGTCCAGCAGGTGGCGGCAGAGTATGGCAGAGCTTCTCGCCTGAAGTCTGTCTGCGTTTATGGTGGTGCGCCCAAAGGGCCACAGCTCCGTGACCTGGATAGAGGTAAGTTCCATAACCGCTCTGTATTTGGCTGATTTGAATCTATGGAATTTGGTGCTAAGAATTGTTTATTATAGGTGTGGAGATTTGCATTGCCACACCTGGCAGGCTTATTGACTTCCTGGAGGCGGGAAAGACGAACATGCGCAGATGCACTTACCTGGTCCTGGATGAGGCTGACCGAATGCTCGACATGGGTTTCGAACCACAAATCCGAAAGATTGTGGACCAAATCAGAGTGAGTTCTGTTGTGATGCATTAATGTGCTAAGAGTCTACTGATCTCACTTGGTATATTCGTCAAGGGTATATTCTGACTCCTTCCTTGTTCTTTCCAGCCTGACCGACAGACGCTGATGTGGAGTGCTACCTGGCCCAAAGAGGTGCGCCAGCTGGCAGAGGACTTCCTGAAGGACTACGTCCAGATCAATGTGGGAGCTCTGCAGCTGAGTGCCAACCACAACATCTTACAGATCGTGGATGTTTGCAATGATGGCGAGAAGGAAGACAAGTGAGTCCTGTCTGACCTGTGGCATTTCTGTAATGTTTATTTAATGGGTGGATAATATGACTTAGGCGCTAGTTGTGTAGTCACTAATTGAATGCTTCTCGGCCTTCCCTTTCCAGGCTCCTCCGCCTACTTGAGGAGATAATGAGTGAGAAGGAGAACAAGACCATCATCTTTACAGAGACCAAGAGGCGATGTGATGAGATCactaggaggatgaggagggatggGTAAGTTACATCAATACTTTGTTCTTTAAACTCCGGGTAATCATGTGTTTTACTGGACTCAATTGACACTTGCTCCTTTTAGTTGGCCAGCAATGGGCATCCATGGAGACAAGAGCCAGCAGGAGAGGGACTGGGTGCTCAATGGTGAGTTTTTCACAAGAACAATTTAGTATGACACAACCTCTTATGGCCAGCTATCAATTTCCTTTCCTTCTTTCAGAGTTCAAGTTTGGAAAGGCGCCAATTCTCATTGCCACAGACGTCGCCTCCAGGGGTCTAGGTTAGTTTCATTCTGTCCTTGGTCCCTTGCACCAACTTTTTTTCCTGAAAGAAAGTGGTTCTTTCTGTAACTCTTCTGCCTTCTGAGTTTCTCCCCTATCTGAAGGAGCGGTCTTTTGAGGCAGGGCCTTGGCATGACACGCCCAGGTCtccagagggggaaggaggactCTTGGAGGTGTCCTGACTGGGACATCACCCAGTCACATACAGAGGTGGCGGGGTCTGAGTGCTGACTATCACGCTGGGCTGCCCAAAAGGGGGCCTAAATGAGTTAGCTGCTGCACCCCTGTAAATGCAGCTGTTCTCAGGCATCGGTTTGGACTGCTTCACACCCAAGCTCATGGCTCCACCAGGCTCTGCTGTTTCCATGTCTTGCATGTCGGTTTGGGCATTGTATTGCAAGTCATCGAGTTCTGGAAGGTGTCGCTTTTCTCAAAGCATGTGTGACAAATGTGGCAGTTTCCTAAACTTCTGTTTTGAGACCAGTTGTAGGTCCAATTACACGTTCACCTCTGTAATGATGTGGCTACTGGCGCTTAGTGTCAGTGGGTCATGTCGGTTGGCTGGGGATAAAAATCCAAGCTCGCACTCCTCCCTCACCTGCGTTTCAAGTCATGTCGAGACCTGCCAACGAGAGACATTTGATCACGTGAACACTGGTTCTGGGAATATCTTGCCTTGATGAGACTGGGGGTACTTTTGTTATGGTCACAGGAGTAAGTGGCTCAGTCTTTTAGCTTTTCCCAATTGTTTATGTTCTTGGCAAGACATTGCAGTGTGGCCTTTAGCGAGCTTCTTATGAGTGTGGGAATAAAGGGCCTTCGTTATCACCATAAGGTCCTTGTTTTGAGGAGGCAACAGTGCGCATAGTGGCCTTACTGTGTAGAAGCACCCTGCAGTCACTTGGCATTGTGTGGGGAGTTTTCTGCAATGGGAATGGACTAGTCAATGCATACTTTATGGTAGGACTTCTGCTCCTTTTTTTTTTAGGGGTGGGGGCTGTTGAGAATTGAGGGGCTATCTGTATTGGGAAGCATTTGGAGTGTGCATCGTTTCTCTCTTCCCATTGTAGTATCCCCACAGATTAAGTCTTTCTGGAGTTGTCTAATGCTATTCTTTACAGCCTAGTGGAAAAACGGCTACATCCAGTGACTGGTTGTACTAACTTTGCTCTTTTGGTCTGGCTGTTGTGGTGTGCATCTTTGTGCGCTCCTTTTTTTGCCACACCGCAACACATCCTACAGATGTTGAAGATGTGAAATTTGTCATCAACTTTGACTACCCCAACAACTCTGAGGACTATATTCACCGCATCGGCAGAACTGCCCGGAGCCAAAAGACTGGCACAGCCTACACCTTCTTCACCCCCAACAACATGAGGCAGGCCAGCGACCTTGTTGCTGTGCTCCGTGAGGCCAACCAGGCCATCAACCCTAAACTCCTCCAGATGGCGGACAGAGGAGGTAAATCTAATTGGTGAGATACAGGAACTGTGGTTCAGCTGCAGCCATTTTTTTTCCTTTTTGTTGACCTGGACAGTCAAAGCTATGGGATCTTGATTTATTTTTGTTAgccatttaccccccccccccacagtgttTTCCAATGTACCCATTTCATATCACTCAAACTGGTGTGAAAGACAACTCTAATTTGTTGTTGGTTTTTCCTTTCAGGTCATTCAAGGGGAGGCAGAGGTGGTAGTGGATTTAGGGATGACCGCCGGGACAGGTACTCCTCCGGGGGCAGGCGTGACTTCAGTAGCTTTAGGGACAGGGAAAACGATAGAGGTT
This sequence is a window from Oncorhynchus mykiss isolate Arlee chromosome 13, USDA_OmykA_1.1, whole genome shotgun sequence. Protein-coding genes within it:
- the LOC110486548 gene encoding probable ATP-dependent RNA helicase DDX5 isoform X1; translation: MPGFSDRDRGRDRGYGSGPPRFGGGGRGGGGGGGKFGNPGDRLRKKHWNLDELSKFEKNFYQEHPDVNRRSPQEVAQYRSTKAVTVKGRDCPNPIMKFHEASFPTYVMDVINKAGWSEPTPIQAQGWPLALSGKDMVGIAQTGSGKTLSYLLPAIVHINHQPFLERGDGPICLVLAPTRELAQQVQQVAAEYGRASRLKSVCVYGGAPKGPQLRDLDRGVEICIATPGRLIDFLEAGKTNMRRCTYLVLDEADRMLDMGFEPQIRKIVDQIRPDRQTLMWSATWPKEVRQLAEDFLKDYVQINVGALQLSANHNILQIVDVCNDGEKEDKLLRLLEEIMSEKENKTIIFTETKRRCDEITRRMRRDGWPAMGIHGDKSQQERDWVLNEFKFGKAPILIATDVASRGLDVEDVKFVINFDYPNNSEDYIHRIGRTARSQKTGTAYTFFTPNNMRQASDLVAVLREANQAINPKLLQMADRGGHSRGGRGGSGFRDDRRDRYSSGGRRDFSSFRDRENDRGFDSGPKKVFGTNSQSGGYGASGFDKSGNGFSGYGSNGQSNYGTSQAGAFPTQNFQAPQFSANQGGAQNGMSHQQFPFTQQQAPQPMVPYPMPPQFPQ
- the LOC110486548 gene encoding probable ATP-dependent RNA helicase DDX5 isoform X2, with the translated sequence MPGFSDRDRGRDRGYGSGPPRFGGGGRGGGGGGGKFGNPGDRLRKKHWNLDELSKFEKNFYQEHPDVNRRSPQEVAQYRSTKAVTVKGRDCPNPIMKFHEASFPTYVMDVINKAGWSEPTPIQAQGWPLALSGKDMVGIAQTGSGKTLSYLLPAIVHINHQPFLERGDGPICLVLAPTRELAQQVQQVAAEYGRASRLKSVCVYGGAPKGPQLRDLDRGVEICIATPGRLIDFLEAGKTNMRRCTYLVLDEADRMLDMGFEPQIRKIVDQIRPDRQTLMWSATWPKEVRQLAEDFLKDYVQINVGALQLSANHNILQIVDVCNDGEKEDKLLRLLEEIMSEKENKTIIFTETKRRCDEITRRMRRDGWPAMGIHGDKSQQERDWVLNEFKFGKAPILIATDVASRGLDVEDVKFVINFDYPNNSEDYIHRIGRTARSQKTGTAYTFFTPNNMRQASDLVAVLREANQAINPKLLQMADRGGKSNWSFKGRQRW